The Streptomyces taklimakanensis nucleotide sequence GCTCCAGTCGCTGGCCGACGCGGGCGAGGTGGACGTGCTGCGCACCGACGAGGGCGAGGCCGTCTACCGCCGGTGCAGCAGCGACGACCACCATCACCACCTGGTCTGCCGGAACTGCGGCAAGGCCGTGGAGGTGGAGGGGCCCGCGGTGGAGAAGTGGGCGGACTCCATCGCCGCGGAGCACGGCTTCGTGGACGTGGCCCACACCGTCGAGATCTTCGGCACCTGCTGCGAGTGCGCCGCCGCCCGCGCGAAGGGCTGAGCGGACACCCCACGGACGACCCATCACGGACGGTGACGCGGCCCGTGACCCCGAGCGGGTCACGGGCCGCGTGCGCAGCACCGCGTGCCGTCCGCTCAGGCCCCCGCCACGCCCGTCCCGGGCCCCGGCTCGGCCCCGGTGCTCCCGGCGGTGGCGCCGGCGGACGGTGCGGGCGCGACGGGCTCCGCGCCGCCGAAGCGACGGTCGCGACGGGCGTACTCCAGGCACGCGTCCCACAGGTTCCGGCGGTCGAAGTCCGGCCACAGGATGTCCTGGAAGACCATCTCGGCGTAGGCGCTCTGCCAGATCAGGTAGTTGGACGTGCGCTGCTCGCCCGACGGCCGCACGAACAGGTCCACGTCCGGCATGTCCGGGTAGTACAGGTACTTCGCGACGGTCTTCTCGTTCACCTTGGACGGGTCCAGCCGCCCGGACCGCACGTCCGCCGCGATGGCCGCCGCCGCGTCGGCGATCTCGGCGCGACCGCCGTAGTTGACGCAGAAGTACAGCGTCATGGCGTCGTTGTCCTTCGTCTGCTCCTGCGCCACCTGGAGCTCCTGGACCACCGACTTCCACAGCTTGGGCATCCGGCCCACCCAGCGGATGCGGATGCCCAGCGCGTCCATCTCGTCGCGGCGGCGGCGGATGACGTCGCGGTTGAAGTTCATCAGGAAGCGGACCTCCTCCGGGGAGCGCCTCCAGTTCTCGGTGGAGAAGGCGTACAGGGAGAGGTTCTTGACCCCCATCTCCAGGCAGCCCTTGAGGACGTCCATCACCACGCCCTCGCCGACCTTGTGCCCCTCCGTGCGCGGCAGCCCGCGCTGCTTGGCCCACCGGCCGTTGCCGTCCATGACGACGGCCACGTGGTTGGGCACCAGCTCGGCGGGGATGCGCGGCGGGCGCGCGCCGGAGGGGTGCGGTTCGGGGGCGAGGTACTCGCGACGCTGCCGGGACAGCATTCCGCGCCGTGCCATGGGACTCTCATCTCCGCTCGGGCGCGCCCCCACGGGCCGCGCCGCACAACTCAAGCTCAGGTGGTCGGGGGACAACCGCGAGATTAGCCCGTCAGCCCTTCTCCACGAACCGCAGGGAGCGCAGACCCCGCTCCAGGTGCCAGTGCAGGTACGCCGAGACCAGCCCGCTGCCCTCGCGCACGTGCCGGGCCTCCGCGGCGTCGGCGGTGGCCCAGTCGCCCGTCAGCAGCGCGCCCAGCAGCCGCAGCACCTCCGGGGAGGGCACGACGCTGCCCGGCCTGCGGCAGTCGGCGCACACCGCGCCACCGGCGGCGACGGAGAAGAACCGGTTGGGGCCGGGCATCCCGCACTGCGCGCAGTCGTCGAAGCTGGGCGCGTAGCCGCCCACGGCCAGGGACCGCAGCAGGAAGGCGTCCAGCACCAGCGCGGGGGCGTGCTCCCCGGCCGCCAGGGTGCGCAGCCCACCGATCAGCAGCAGGTACTGCTGGACGTTCGGCTCGCCCTCGTGATCGGTGAAGCGCTCGGCCGTCTCCAGCATGGCCGTGCCGGCGGTGTAGCGGGCGTAGTCGGTGACGATGCCGCGACCGTACGGGGCGATGGTCTCGGTCTGGGTGCACAGCGGCAGCCCGCGCCCGATCAGCTCGCTGCCGCGGGCGAAGAACTGGATGTCCACGTGGGAGAACGGCTCCAGCCGCGCGCCGAACTTGGACTTGGTGCGCCGCACCCCCCGGGCCACGGCCCGCACCCGACCGTGCCCGCGCGTGAGCAGCGTGATGATGCGGTCCGCCTCGCCCAGCTTCTGGGTGCGCAGCACCACGCCGTC carries:
- a CDS encoding isoprenyl transferase; translation: MARRGMLSRQRREYLAPEPHPSGARPPRIPAELVPNHVAVVMDGNGRWAKQRGLPRTEGHKVGEGVVMDVLKGCLEMGVKNLSLYAFSTENWRRSPEEVRFLMNFNRDVIRRRRDEMDALGIRIRWVGRMPKLWKSVVQELQVAQEQTKDNDAMTLYFCVNYGGRAEIADAAAAIAADVRSGRLDPSKVNEKTVAKYLYYPDMPDVDLFVRPSGEQRTSNYLIWQSAYAEMVFQDILWPDFDRRNLWDACLEYARRDRRFGGAEPVAPAPSAGATAGSTGAEPGPGTGVAGA
- a CDS encoding transcriptional repressor, producing MATAGPPVRGRSTRQRAAVAAALSEVDEFRSAQELHDMLKHRGDSVGLTTVYRTLQSLADAGEVDVLRTDEGEAVYRRCSSDDHHHHLVCRNCGKAVEVEGPAVEKWADSIAAEHGFVDVAHTVEIFGTCCECAAARAKG
- the recO gene encoding DNA repair protein RecO, with the translated sequence MSLFRDDGVVLRTQKLGEADRIITLLTRGHGRVRAVARGVRRTKSKFGARLEPFSHVDIQFFARGSELIGRGLPLCTQTETIAPYGRGIVTDYARYTAGTAMLETAERFTDHEGEPNVQQYLLLIGGLRTLAAGEHAPALVLDAFLLRSLAVGGYAPSFDDCAQCGMPGPNRFFSVAAGGAVCADCRRPGSVVPSPEVLRLLGALLTGDWATADAAEARHVREGSGLVSAYLHWHLERGLRSLRFVEKG